In Geotrypetes seraphini chromosome 4, aGeoSer1.1, whole genome shotgun sequence, a single window of DNA contains:
- the RPS24 gene encoding 40S ribosomal protein S24 isoform X1 yields MNDTVTIRTRKFMTNRLLQRKQMVIDVLHPGKATVPKTEIRDKLAKMYKTTPDVIFVFGFRTHFGGGKTTGFGMIYDSLDFAKKNEPKHRLARHGLYEKKKTSRKQRKERKNRMKKVRGTAKANVGAGKKKD; encoded by the exons ATG AACGACACTGTGACCATCAGAACTCGCAAGTTCATGACAAATAGACTTCTGCAGCGCAAGCAGATG GTCATTGATGTTCTTCATCCTGGAAAGGCCACCGTCCCCAAGACCGAAATCCGGGACAAGCTGGCAAAGATGTACAAGACAACTCCAGATGTCATTTTTGTGTTTGGCTTCAGAACTCATTTTGGTGGTGGCAAGACAACCGGTTTCGGCATGATTTATGATTCTTTGGACTTTGCAAAGAAAAACGAACCAAAACATAGACTGGCCAGG catggtctatatgaaaaaaagaagacttcCAGGAAACAACGTAAAGAACGTAAGAACAGGATGAAGAAAGTTAGGGGGACAGCAAAGGCCAATGTTGGTGCTGGCAAGAAG AAGGATTAA
- the RPS24 gene encoding 40S ribosomal protein S24 isoform X2, whose translation MNDTVTIRTRKFMTNRLLQRKQMVIDVLHPGKATVPKTEIRDKLAKMYKTTPDVIFVFGFRTHFGGGKTTGFGMIYDSLDFAKKNEPKHRLARHGLYEKKKTSRKQRKERKNRMKKVRGTAKANVGAGKKK comes from the exons ATG AACGACACTGTGACCATCAGAACTCGCAAGTTCATGACAAATAGACTTCTGCAGCGCAAGCAGATG GTCATTGATGTTCTTCATCCTGGAAAGGCCACCGTCCCCAAGACCGAAATCCGGGACAAGCTGGCAAAGATGTACAAGACAACTCCAGATGTCATTTTTGTGTTTGGCTTCAGAACTCATTTTGGTGGTGGCAAGACAACCGGTTTCGGCATGATTTATGATTCTTTGGACTTTGCAAAGAAAAACGAACCAAAACATAGACTGGCCAGG catggtctatatgaaaaaaagaagacttcCAGGAAACAACGTAAAGAACGTAAGAACAGGATGAAGAAAGTTAGGGGGACAGCAAAGGCCAATGTTGGTGCTGGCAAGAAG AAATAA